tttgtttgtcttcttcttcttacttttttttttaataaaacattttattttatttttataaaaaaaaaactagagacCCAACCAAAATTTTCACAAAGGGCATAAAAAAGATTGAGAATAATTCTATTTCATTGGAATATTTCAAATAGCTACATAGGGGCATTTATTGACTTCAACTTTTCACATCCTTCAAATATGGATTTtcaattcaattatttattttttaaaaatattgaataaatattAGATTCTTATTCCTTGTTTAAcattcctaatttttttttaaattttctcatttattcctttatttatttttctcgtTTGACTaatcttctttcttttagttAGTGAGTTCGAGttctaaaaatgaaaataaaatagtacAAACAAATAAGCCAAATTTTTCATAGGGAATGGTTTAGGAAGGGCTTTTATATATTCCTAGAAGGAATCTTAATCTTTCGAGATGAGAATAGTTGATATTGCTATTTGTAGTGAGGGTGGGGGGCGCAAAAGAAGGTTCTGTTCAAACATGTAAGCATTACatagcatgcatatatatatatattttttggaaatatttttaataaaaaaattagtgtaTTTCTTTGATAAAACTTCCTATCAATTACGTAACAGATGCCTTTCAAAGTATTCTCCAAAGACCATTTGAGAAAcgtaaaaaatatcaaagaaattgGTAAATCATAATTTGTTTGAACTGAAATATTATATAGTCAACAAAAGAATAATAGTTATTATGATTTTACAAGTGAATggcaaaaattatattattattttttaataattaaaccTAATTTTTGAAGTTATGTTGTACTATATTAAACCACTATACTTCTATGATCAAaagaattattaataatttttaaataaaataaatttatatatataaaaaatataggtgCTTTTCAAATCTTTGAAGTGCAAAATATTTAGATTATTTGTCTTAGACCACTTTATTTATTCTGCTGGCTTATTATGTCTCTAAAGAATTTACGATTTAAagcttaaattttaaaataagagTAAATTCATgcatttctctctcatttttatttttgtataataagAAATATCGACAAGTATTGGGCCGGGCTTCATGTTAAGGATTACTAAATCTAAACACAAGCCCGGCCCACCTTTCTCACATAGTAATAATATTTCAATCTAAGTGATCAAATAGTTTCTTTGATATCaatattaatttcttccattttattaaattttgcaaCAAGTTTCATAAAGTATATGGGAATCAATTCTAATCAACTCCATAATAACAGTGACTGATTTGATTACAAATAGCACCAACTTTGCCATATTCTCTTAGTGCATTCAAGATTTCTTTGTTGAAAGCAAGTCTTTGAGAAATCCCATTGAAATGATCATTATGATGTACGTGTTCCCTCTTTGATCAAAGAGTAATTTATCACATTAGATTGTGTTCTAAATGAATCATTGAAGATCACAAAACCTTAATATACATTTGAAGGGTTTGTGCAAtcttgaacaaaacaaaagagatgtGATCTTATATCACAAGGAGAGGATTTATATGCCCCATCATATATGCCTACGACTTCCTTTGGTTTCTATTCTTGATtcccattttttattaaaaagttttataattttatgtgaaGATTGATTCATTGTtagatttttaattgtttaaatatgaacACTAATAATTTTGCagatttttttatcttgaaaaAATTTCACTATATGGTTAAATATACATCATATTGAtaagtattaaataaaaatccattttgataaaattgcatatatatatatatatatatggattttataattatttaaataatcattttatattttgttataataaatttGATCACCAAATTAGATGCTTGGGaaaattttgatgaaacttAGAGATAGTGAAGTGCAATTTAATTAACATCAAGAGCAGtagataattttaaaagatatacatacacaaatttattaaaacaaagtGCACAATTTTacttatttgaaaatatttagaaTTATACACCCACagtaaaaaaagaagccaaGCCCTtcgttaaaataataataataataataataataataacaataataataataataatggtcaAGCCAAAGCAATCTAAGACTcttctaaaattatatataggaCTCTAAACTTGTCCATATAGTTTGGaagtatacacacacacacacaaacaatcataaatatatatatgtgtgtgtgtaaatcAGTAAATCTAAACTTGCATCTTATGATCCAAAAGCAGTAAAGCACCACTATCTCAAATTGTTCATGCAAAATGGGTCCCCTAAAACACCCACAAGCATTGGTTTTCCACTCCTTTATTGACTCTTGATTGAGACCTCAGGTTAGCATTGTCCTTGTAActgtttttgagaagaaagtGTCATTGAGACTTGTTAGATGGGCTTTAATTCCGACTTCAAATTTAACTTTAACTTTTTAGTAGCTTAATTGATCATATAGCACTTCAGGTAGCCATTTTTCTCATTGATAAAATGAACATATTCATAATGTGGGTTTATTAGAcgtactattatatatattgggcAATATACAAAAAGTCGACGTGAAAGACAAGcatgtaaaattatattaaaataagcGTATATGGTATACTAGTAAGTTGaaattacaaagaaaagaaaagagtcTTTCATGAAGCTATTCAATACGGGTTGGTAGAGGACTAGCAAGTAACATCAAGAGAAAGATATGAAAGGCTACTTAAAAGGATCAAATGAAAGCATTGTTGTTTAtccttcatcatcaagcaataAAACATGCCTCAATTACTAGCACTGTCACTGGAGCTTTATGTACCTAAGCCTgttataaaaacaagtaaagagcAACGTATAGAAAGCATTAgtttaattaaccaaacaacATGAATATATGCTTTGAaagaggcttgaaaagagtactaactttatatatatataatataatataagaaatttaaaaatgttatacCTAGTAACGTGCCTTGTTgagctaaaaaaaaatagcttagTATCAAAAGTACATGAAGCCATGGAAATTGTGTTTAATTAGATGATAAATTAGGAtaagaaaaacttaattttagaTAAGAATAATATCCGCACCCTTAGAAAAAGTGTATCCATGCAACCTTTTAAATGAGTCATCAAATATCTTAGTAAGCCccttaattaaaagcataaaacAAATTCTATTCTTTTAAAACATTACCGTAGTTTtgtattctctattttttttttaataaaaacacatgaaagttATGTTTCGAGCATATAAGGTTATTTTTTAGGGTATTCAATATATGAGTTTTATATATAATGTCAAAACAAACTACCATGCAATCtagtaaaaattataaatacaagAGTTGGTATATCAATCTCTTCTCTAATTAGAGATGTTGAGACTCCTTAGCATTGTTTCACATTGGAAAAGATCTTCCTCGTTGGCTTATGAGAAGTTTCACCACTGCCGGaagtttttttgtatttttagtcaGTCTAGCTcttgttctaatttttctttttttagttgtatCTTATTCTCAGTtgtgcttttttctttttgaataaattagCCTCCCGgttaaaaatagatattgagacTTTTATAAATGGTTAATTTGTTTACATTcctcaacaaatatatatagcaATGGGCATATTTCAGATTTGCTATTCTATCTATTACAATGACATTAATAAACACTAACCTGATCTCTTGCATCAGGATTTGACAGTTCCAGCTTTACCCCCTGAAGCGCGGTAATTAGGGTAAGGCACGTTGCCGGAGTCGATATTGTTGACATCTTCAACAAGACGCTTATAATGAAGTTCAACATCCTCCGGTGACTTCCCGCTGCCGACGGCCCGGGCAACGTTCTGCCACCGGTCCGGTGTATCCTTATCATAGTGAGCCAGTGCATTCTCAAATATCTTGTTCTGCTTTGCAGTCCATGAAGAAGTAGAAGGGCTTCTTGATGCCATGCACAAGAGAAAGAGAGCTGTGTTTTACTCTTTTGAGAAGTATTTTGAGAAGTAGTTGCAAGGATGTACTGCTCCTTATAaacaagagaagtggggctcTCAAGGAGAATATTTCATGGCTTAGTACTCATGAGAACCACAAGATGGAGAATGAGAAGCAAAGGTGTCATTTTCATATCTCTTTAAAGGGTTCATTTATTCTTTGCATGTCATTGTTCTTTCCTTTGTTTCATATGTATTTCTCATTTGTGTTTCTTAAAGAATGTCTCATGAgacttttatttcttctttctttgtttattggttatttttatGGATGGGTAGTTGATGAGGTTATTATCATGGCTAATtaggaagagaaaaagaaagagataaaaAGGATGGGGAGAaagataaactatatatattactcAATAATCAATATCATTGATGGAAATTATACATTCAGATAAATTAAACTATAAACAAGTTTAAAAAAGGGTACTTGTCATATTTAGTACGTGAAAATAAGATTATTAGTTGATTTTAATGCTTACAgtcattaatacaataaaagtcCTATCAATTTTAGGAATGGAGAGGGCATGATTAAAACCATATTTAATTTTACCTATGCACCAACCCAAAATTAATTCAGCATGCCATACACACACCAGCTTTGTAGTCAAGTAGTTCCCACTTTCTAAAACATCTGAAAAGCAAAATTGGGTTAATGATATtgtgtcaaaataataacaattatttttatatattatcaagCAAAATGCAAACTATAGAGTATAGACAAAATATTTAACTCATTTTACTTTATAAAACGATGGAATTTATCCCTTTACACACTACACcatcaaaacatgaaaaatctaTGAAACAGAGACCACCATAGATTTGGTCTAGAGAAAGGcaagtatatataatatatcaaactTTCATAAGCCAACTTTATTCAAGAAATAGATGAGTGTTGGAATCTCTCCTTTGTAAAATGCCTACTAATACAACACTATACTATAAATTTGGATAAAATCAGTGAAAATATTAACCAATAGGCATATAGatataaaaacacaaaacaagaacacaaatatttttttttctcggaaaatggataaaccatatgcattaagaaaaaaaaagataaaatggtACAAAGATTCCACTAGGAGTGGAACAACAATGAAGGGGAAAGAAGAAAACAgaataaaatagaattaaaaagcAGAATAACAAGGTCACTCAGGCCCAAAGAGGGCAGCTAGAGAACACAAAGGCAAGATGACTACTCTGTTTGATTGTCTCCTACACATGTTTGGCAGCTGAGAAACTCCAAACTATACCTAGCTGCTGAATCTGACCATTTCAATTTAAATCTTTTGGCTTTCAGAACTACATTTATCCAAGACAAGAACATATGAATAACTTTCGAAAGCACATAAAAGATACGagcatttctttcaagccacAAAATCCACAGTAAAGATCTAGTAAGTAAGTTAACTACATCCTTGAAAGGTTTAGAAATAAGCGAGCACCAACTTCCCCACaacgaaaaaaaagaaaaaaaacctatgTATActaaaaatagatataaaatagaTGTTTTTAGGGTGGTTACTGGTTACCCCAGAAAGAAACACTAAACACCAAACACCACAAATAcagatattcatatatatatatatatatatatgagtaaaataataaataactagaTTTTATTTGACATAATTAGCACCACAGatatcaaaaaattttataattaaatttatgctGCATATGTCACGTTACGGTCTTTTAAACTAAGTTAAACATGATTTAGGTCATCAGACTctaatatcataaaataaatttgctTTGATTTTTCACATTCTGCAATCTAATAAAATGCGATTCACTAATTTATATGTGCAAGTGATTATCTACTTATTTATATCTCGAATGGTACTCAAACTAGGAAAGCTTCTCGATCTCCAAAAATATCATCTTGAATATGAGGCATAGTTGCCACAAAAGTCTTTCAACTTGAAGTGATATTTGGAGCCTTTATAAAGTGTGGAAAAATATCCATGACTATACCAAGATGCCAACTTCATTGATactgtattaaaaaaaaaaactcttagcaACATGTATATATGACTCAATAAGAACCGCATTCCCCACCACATTTTTGGCGGTTGACCTCTTCATCTTAATGGTCCTATCAACTGTGTCGAGTTTAAAATGGTAATGTCACCGGCCACCttgataagttttttttttttttataaaataaagtgGATGAATCATATACACCAACTTGATTGTCATTTCAACACATTATATTAGATAATGTTGATATATGTTTGATATTTAGTATCATGGAAAtctatattaatataaaattaagagaTTCATTTGGCATTATTGATAGTTCGAAATAATAGTTGTGGtttctaatattattattgatttctaatatatttatataaacacaaaTCTAGTATTGTATTGAATGTTTGAGGTTTATTATAATATTCTGACTTACTTGTAAATTATCTCGTCTTCTTTATCAATGACTCTCTGTCTACTTTATCTACTCTCTATCTaccctaaaccttaaaaccTTAGAGGAAACAGAATATATTGCAAAAGCATCACCAGACACCGGACTTAAAAAACTGCTCAAGTCCTCAAAAGGTTGATGATCAAGATAACTAAATAGAAAACATGAATATATGAGCTTAAATTAACTCTAGTTTGAATTGAAAAgagtaaataagaaaaagatgctTCTAGCATCATCTCGGCCGAATAATTGTTTTTCTAATATCAAATCAAACGATTTCAATAAAATCTAATCTAAGATGCTTTAATCTTTTAGGATTCTCTCCAAGAATCATGGAGACAAAAGCAAAGCTAATAACAACTAGTGAAGTGATGATCTTTCTGAGCTTGAGACTTGAGAGGTATTGTGGAAGGTTTGCATCCATAAAAGGAACATGCACACAAGAAGTTCCATCAAACAAGTTGCAGTAAAGAGTTAAATAATGGTCCTTGAGATATAAAGGTGGCAGCTAATATTAAGAATCCTTATCACTTCATATCAGTAGTGCAATGACTTTGGATTCCCTCctattctatatatattatcttcaaAGATTATATTTCATGCAAGTTGGAGGAATCTTAGAAAATGGTCCacattttatcttatttatcaaTATCATAAATTCAATCTGCATGGAGTGGTGGTGCATGCATGTCATGggattcatttcattgaacacACATTGGATCAAGTCAACATTATATCCAAAGGAGAGATGCATATTTGATAATAATTGAGGACCAAATATTGTGGAATCCTTCAAAGTTATTTCCTTATCAAAGAAATTTGTTTGCTATCACCAAACGATGAGAATCATGCAAAACTTCCAGAAAAAAAgggatattttttaaatcaagaaaACTTAAAGATGGTGTATGGTTGTAACCTAAagatgtttttgtattttatgaaGTTGTGCCTATTCATTTATGTTTGAGAGCATGAGCTTCATTGACCAATAAGCAAATTAATTGACCATGT
This genomic window from Dioscorea cayenensis subsp. rotundata cultivar TDr96_F1 chromosome 20, TDr96_F1_v2_PseudoChromosome.rev07_lg8_w22 25.fasta, whole genome shotgun sequence contains:
- the LOC120251773 gene encoding protein RADIALIS-like 4; translated protein: MASRSPSTSSWTAKQNKIFENALAHYDKDTPDRWQNVARAVGSGKSPEDVELHYKRLVEDVNNIDSGNVPYPNYRASGGKAGTVKS